TCTCTTCAATAAGAGAAGACAAAcattttcttatgagttctctctcctccacctcattttttatcctatgtggcactactaagatagcatcattgtacatgcccttagtccCGCCGATGCTCCGCCAATGCTCCTGTGCCCCTCCATTTCCTTAATTCAATAATGCCAATTCTAGATTCCCTAATGAGGTTGACATTCACGCATCCTCTTTTTAAAGATATTTTGCACACTTAGAGCCTTAACAAATATTTTTCACTAATTTGGGACATCTCTTGCAATATGGATGGCAATGACAGATACTTGATTGTCATTGATGACATATGGGATAAAAAAACATGGGAATTAGTCAAGACTGCTTTGGTGTGTAATAACCGTGGAAACAGGATAATCACAACAACACGTATACTTGAAGTTGCTACAATTACTGGTGAAGTATACTAGCTACAACCACTTTCCCCTTATTTATCTAAGGATTTATTTCATAGAAGATTAATTGGTGGTGAAATAGAACAACCTAATCATCTGCCAGCAGAGGCATATGATAAAATTTTACATAAATGTGGGGGTGTACTGTTGGCTATAATCACAATAGCTAGTTTGCTCGTCAATAAACGAGTGGAGCTTTGGTCTAAGGTATACACCTCAATCGGTTTTTGGCATGAAGAGAATGAAGACGTGGAGAACACAAGAAAAATACTTTTACAtagctattatgatctaccttATCACCTAAAGACTTGCTTATTATATCTGAGCATATATCCTGAAGATCATTTTATTGAAAAAGGTAGTTTGATATGGAAGTGGGTTGGCGAAGGTTTTATCCATGAGGAACCAGGTGTGGGACTATTCGAGATTGGTGAGAGGTACTTCAATGAGCTGGTGAAAAAAAGCATGATAATGCCGGTAGAGAGCCCACATGATGGCATCATAACTGGATGTCATGTCCATGACATAATGTTTGATATGATATGTCTACTATCAAAGGAAGAAAACTTTGTTACGGTATTGGGTAGTAACGAGAAATATACAACTTCACATTGCAATGCTCGTAGGCTAGCTATTCATCGAGGATTCCAACCTCTGGCTAGCACGTCTACATTTCAAGCAAGGTCACTTAATGCCATGTGCAATGCTAATTTGTTGCCATCACTTTCATGCTTTGAAGTTTTGCGTGTCCTAGTTTTGGAAAGCCCCTCTAATAGGCACAATCCCGATTCTTATGAGCATAATGGGAAGTTAGTCCACTTGAGGTATCTCAAACTAGCGAACATACATATCTCTGAGCTCCCAGAGGAAATAGGAGAGCTAAAGTTCTTGCTGGTACTAGACTTGAGTGCAAAAGGGATAAATAAACTTCCAGAGAGTATTGGTCTACTGAGTCAACTCAAGTGCTTGAATATCTGCAGAACAAACATTGAAGTGCCATCCTGGATCGGAAATTTGACGTCGCTGGAAGAGCTATGCCTGAATGGAGTTGAGAAGCACTCGAACTTCGTGACAGAGCTGGGCAAGTTGACAGAGTTGAGGAAGCTCCGCGTGTCTGATGTTTTATATTTAGATAGTGTTGGCACAATGAATGCTTGGGCGGAGTCTGTAGCTAAGCTGAATAAGATTGAAGTCATAGACATTCAGTTTATTTTCTCAGTTAGAACTTCTGGCCATGAGACCCCCTGGGAATGGAAGGTCCTCCCTCCACAACTCCGTGTCCTACGCATGGCCTACCTAGAACCTGAGCTGGTAGCAAGGATCAATCCCTCGCTTCTTCCGAACATGTCCCATTTAGAACTATTTGTATACAGTCCAGAACTGGAGGTCTTTGGAAGTTTCCAAGAGCTTGTTGCCCTCGAGCTGTTCATCGGTCCATCAGCTCTCCACCATGACACCATGGGCGGTATAGGTGCGTTCCCCAAACTGAGGGTCTTCAAGACACAATCAACGATTGGCTCGTTCGTAGAGGGAGATATGCCAGTCCTTGAATATCTTGAGTTCCACACCGTAGCACAGTCCAATGATGACGACATTAGCTTTGACTTTGACTTTGGTAGCCTAGAAAACCTCCCTTTGCTTCAACACGTCTCGGTCCTTGTATCTACCCCTGAGGCGGACCGCGAGAAGGCTGAGGAAACGGTGAGGCATGCAACTGATATGCTTCCCAACCATGTCAACCTTCGATTCACAATAGCTGAGGCAGCTCTGCATATTATGCTGAGGTGTGTACTTATCTCTATTACTAGTATAGATGTCCACGGGCAGCTAGCCAGCTATCTTATGTATATCTTTTTCCAGAGACCTCAGAAACCGGATAATCAGTTAGCCATGTATCTAGCGTATCGCGATCTCCACCTATCCAAGGTACGTACGCTCCCTATCTAAGTATTTATCTGCACCTTCTCTATCTTTTATTTCTAGAGTAAATAACCACAATTGCCGATCAATTGTATGGGGCATAGCAATTGCTAATCTGCACCACACGCGATACATATATTGCTCTCTTTCTTATCATTTTAAATAGAGACCATGCATACTCCACATATATGTTTTCTGAGAGTTACTTCATACTTGTAGGCTGGAAGCGTTAACAAATCACCACGGAAAAAGAAATGATAGCGGGAGGCTTCCGTTTGTTTGCTCTATGTTACTATGTATTGTCTTTCGTAGCAAAGGAAATAATCACAAACAAAAAAACTTTACTTTGTTTTCTTTTGTAGCAAAGAACAAAAAATCACACAAAGCCAAAAAGAAAGTGTTATCTTGCTATGTTTTCTTTTGTAGTGAATGAAAAAATCACACAAAAAAGGTTTGTTCATTTGTTTTACTGTCTTTCATAGTAAAGGAAAaatgaaaatcacaaaaaaacattTACTTTGTGGATTACTAGTCTGTTGCTCGGTTGTCTACTTATAGGAAGAAAACACTCCAAAAAAGTTGTTGGGTTCTCGTGCCATTTTGTGCGTGTGTAGGTGTGTGTGTTCGGGGGCGGGGGCTTCCTTTTTGTGTATTGGTTAAGAGGCCAAGTATGTGTTAATGTGTTTTCTCCTTTTTTGGGGGTGGTgtggtgtgtgtgttggggggggggggggggggggggtgtaactCCGCCTATGCTAATATCTtcgcatagccggtcccaagcccggaagAAGGAGGAGGGGCCAAGCATTAACTTTCTTACAGGTCATTTGTAGCTTTTGCTCTTATTTCTTCGTTTTCTtattcaagtactccctccgtccaagtaTGCTAATAAGTGTCGCAACTTTATACTGGCTCTAGTACAAAGTGgtactaagcttgagacagttattttgggacggagggagtatataacagTGTGGTTGAGCATATATGGTTTCCTTCATTTTGTCCAAGTATGTAATTTCATGGTTCCAAATATGGTGGTTCACTTTTGGCTAAGTTTGAACAATGGCTGGGGTTTACTAATGCTTCTGGCATTGATAATAGCAATTTGTATTTTTGGCCGATGTTGGGTTAGTAAATTAACATATATCTTGCTTGTAAAATTTTAGTGGTGAAATCGATCGACCTGAAGATGTTTATTTCCTCACCTAGAGTTGGTACAGGGTAAGCAATGTCCCTGGGCTGGGGCTTACCAATGCTTCTGGCGAAGAAAAAGGTGCCCCAGCCCATTTTATTCAGGTAAAGGCACATGTATCATGCATTTTCTTTTCGAAAAAAGAACAGGTATCATGCTTTCCGGTTCAGTTTTTTAGCTCACTAGATGCACCTGACTTGTTTGCATGCTGCAGCAAAATGAATTTCTGTGAATCCAAATTCTGGGTCGATGGAGCTGGTATGTGTTTGCATTTGTTTTACCATCCTTTAGTATTGATTTCTTGAGCTAGTACTTTTTATGATGCTCGGTGTATTGCTGCCTTCGGCCTTTTAAGTATAGTTCTTTTTTGATACATGTTCTTGAGTGAGTTTAAAACACATCCCAATTTTATCAAAAAGCAAAATAATTTTTTTATGATTGTAATTATGATTATACACATGAGAAATCAAAATAAGCATCTTTGACCTTCAGTTTGTTCAGTTTATGTCTTCTGGATCAAGCATATTCCATGAATCCCCCAGGATGATGTTTTCTAGGCTATGCAGTACtcaaataactactccctccgtcccataatataagagcgtttttgacactactcttatattatgggacggagggagtacatagtatCTTTTCATCTAAATGAACAAGTGGATATTTTGTACCCAGTAGATCAACCTGCCTTTTCATCTAAATGAACAAGTGGATATCTTGTATCGAGTAGATGAACGACATAATATCTTTCCACTGTATTGTTTGATCAAATCCTCCAAAATGCATACATTGCACCAATGAATCTTGGTATTTTTGAAATACTTTCATCTGACTCAAAAAGGAAAAGGATAAATGAGCTCTTCGGACTAAAATGATTTTTTTCCTGTTCTTTACTTGGCTGCAGCTGTTCTTGCTAAGGGGAAGTTCAGTTTGTATGCCCACCTTGTAGTGTCTACTCTATACTTCAGAGAGTACGTGATTCAGTTCAAATTCCAAGCCTTAACCCCTtccttctactccctctgttcctaaatatttgtctttctagagattctatcaagtgactacatacagagcaaaataagtgaatctacactctaaaatatgtctatatacattcatatgtggtagtccatttgaaatctctaaaaagacaaatatttaggaacggagggagtagaattatACTGCTATCTTAAATGTAGATGATGACAAAAACAATGGTTAGATGTGCTGAATGCTTGTAATAAAGAAATGGGAAGAATAGGAATAGGGAAGGAAAAGAATTATTCCATGGACAGAAACATATGCATATCTCAGTGATTTGGCAACCTCAATCGGATGTCTCGCTACCAGGATTCGAGTAAAGTCTGTTCATATCTCAATGGTACTTACTAGTCTCTTGTATATAGAATCATCATGGCTCACTTAATTATGCCCTTTTTTCAGGCACATCCCTAGTAAAAGAAACATATGCGAGTGGATGCTACTAAGAAGTTTCAGAACACACCACTcctctgttcatttttataagacGTTTAGAAAATTCAGACGGCACCCAGAACAGTTCAATGTCAGCTGTCCAAAACGTCTTATAaaaaaagagtggagggagtatctGAAATGATACAGTGTTTCTTTTTCTTCCTACTGACTACAAAATGGCATCGCCCAATCTTTGCGCGTGGAACCTGCAAGCATGTTGACAAATCATCTTATGCGTACAGACCTGCAAGTTATCTTGGTGCTGCTGCCTTGTTATGGACTATTTGCAAAACAAGGAACAAATCCTGTTTTCAATGTGTGCTTCCTACTGAACCTACTAATGCAATTTTTACTATGTGCTCTTTGCTGGACTCCTGGACTGCTCCACAGAAAAAAGGGATGCAAAGAATGCTCAGTGAAGTAGTATCTAAAAGGCTGTCCGAGGTGGCGCGGGATGCTTTCAGAAGGTCGCCCTTCTTCCCAATGACGATGACTGGTCGGTAAGTTTGATGTACGAGGGAATGGCTGCAGCGGGCGTTTGCTTGATTCGTGCTGCGGCAGGTTTAGATTAGAACCAGATTTGAATCCAAGAACAAACTAATTGCAACTGCGCAAGATTTTGGTATCTAAGGAATCTGAACCCAACAACTCTCTGACAGTAACTCTCATCCAATGCAAGCACAATTCCGGCACAATTCTTACAGTGGGACAACATGGTCAGAACACACGCCAGCATGCATGTAATTATACAGAGCCTGAAAGTTGAAACGAGcgcaagaagcagcagcagccaAGCCTAGGACGACTCTGAAGCTGCTACCGCAGTCTGAGTCTGAAGCAGCAGCTGCCAAGTTTTCTTCAGTTGACAGCGGCAAGGCAATAACACAAAGAAGAATCGCTCTATCTTGTTTAGTAGCAGCACAATTGGACAGTAGTAACTCACATTTCACTTTCCGCAAAAACAACTTGCATTTGCCATTCAGTTCCAAGTACTACCTAGTACTGTAAAAACCAAATCACCAACACAGAAATGCACCGTCATTTCTAAATCATCACAGAATTCAGTTCTTCCGAGCCAACCAAGTGTCAACGGGCATTCGGCAACTCCCATAAATTAACAGTGATGTAGCACTACTCACAGATAATAACACGATATAACCAACTAAAATTCAATTTCAGAAGAGTAGACAAGCAAACATCAGTCAGACCATCACTGATACAGATATAGTACCACCACAAGTTCAGTTCTAGATAGATATATCAGTCTGCCAAACACAACAACTTCAGTTCTTACAACCAATTAATTAGCCAACAAAGCGTTGGCGATCACCCAGCAGACTACCAGCACTACTTGCAGAGAGACAAGCAGAGTCGACAGTACAGGTGCAGATACAGAGACCAACTACAGGCGACGGACGCATCTTCAGTCTATgaggaggtgaacttggtgacGGCCTTGGTGCCCTCGGAGACGGCGTGCTTGGCGAGCTCGCCGGGGAGGACGAGGCGGACGGAGGTCTGGATCTCCCTGGACGTGATGGTGGGCTTCTTGTTGTAGCGGGCGAGCTTGGCCGACTCCCCGGCGAGCTTCTCGAAGATGtcgttgatgaaggagttcatgatgGACATGGCCTTGGAGGAGATGCCGATGTCCGGgtgcacctgcttcagcaccttgaAGATGTAGATCTTGTACGTCTCCACGCCCTTCTTCGCCTTGCTGCCCTTCTTCCGGCCCCTCGTCTTGCCCTCGCCGCCGGCGGCCTCCTTGGACGCCGGAAGCCGCTTCTCGGCCTTGGGCTTCTTGCCCGCGGGGGCCTTctccgccgccttctccaccttgCTCTCCGCGGCCGGCTTCTTGTCTGCCTTGGGGGCCATGGCGGCTGCTTGAGAGAGGGAGCGGGGTGTTTCGCTGGGAGTGGGAGGTGGGGAATTGCAGATGTGAAATGAAGCGAGGGACGGCGAAAGTATATAGGCGGGAGGAGGTGCGCGCTGATTGGTGGAGAGGCCGGTGCCTCGGATCGATGACGTGGGCGAGATGGTAGGCAACAGGAAACCAGCCTTGGCTGGCGGGAATTTTGGAATTTTTCCGCGGGCTGCTGCACCGTCCGGTTTGGCGGCGACTAAAATTGATTCACACCGAGTTGTTATTAGTGGGGTTGAAGTTTTTTTAATTAACCACGTGTCCACGTTGATACAATAAGAGAGCCTGAGATAATACAACTGTGCTAAAATTTTACAGAAAACACTCCAAGTAAAGGGGGGAAAAAGGTGCTCAGCCTATGGAGGTCTGGGAACGTATCTGCTGCACCGGAGCAATCCGTGCTACCGGGGCACCGGACCCCGTTGCACATTCAAAAATGTATGAAAAAATCCAGAAATTTTTTAGTGCATTGACACAATATCAATGTAAGTTGTCAcaaaatcaaaattcaaaacattgcTTGAGATAAGAAAATCGACAAATTTAACATCAATGTGCTAATgagccaaggctgaagcccaactTGTGTTATGTACTATTTTGTGTCAAATTTGTGATTTTTGTGCCTCGAtcaatgtttcgaattttgatttgaatttttgtgaCAACCTATATTGATGTGGTGCCAGTGCACTAaccttttttttggattttttgaacattttttagtgCACGACTGGTAGTGGCGGAGCTAGCCGAAAATCACTGGGGGGAACACAAATCATCAGTGTTTGGGGGGCCAAATGCTAAAAGATCTAATCTAAGCCTCCCTAAAAAAAATCTCCAGTAATTCATCcatggctggggggggggggcagcgcccccctgcCCCCAACATAGCTCCGCCACTGAAGACGGGAGACCGGTGCACTGGTAGCACCAATTGCGCACCAAATACATCCCCATGGAGGCCTTTGCAGATGCCAACAAAATTGCTTACCATCAGAAAACCAACAACGCCAACGCGTGCATCGGAGATCCATCTGATCGGGAATGCACCACTGCATATGGGCTTTCTTAGTCGGTGAACAGGGCCGACATGAACATCATAGCCCTCGTCTTTGTGACGAGTCGGCACGGGGGATTTTCCCTATGCTTCCCAAACCAACCGCATCAAACCAAACTAGTCAGAGAATGGCATCGAGTCCACCTTCGAGCAACCACTTGCCCAATTCCAACATAGACGAAAACTCGCACATGCGAACGCCGACATCAACTAGGACATTGATCACCTAGTGGGGTCGGAGTTTGTGCAATTGGAGGATACGATTTGGGTTTGGGGAGCATAAGGAGTCCCACGACTGATGAGGTCAGTGCTCTTTGCACACCCTATATGTTGTTGTGCGCCTTCTGCGAGCCATGTTTAGTAAGACTGGATTTGGTAACTATATGCTCCTTACGGCAAGTTGGTTTGTACACTTGATAGTATGTGTCATTCACCCATTTATGCAGAAAAGCTTCCACATGTGTGACGGACAAGTGTTCCTTGGCCATCAAATCGGACAAGTATCTGCTTTCAATTCAGACTCAAACATGTTTTACAGAGTTTATGTGTATCTTTTTAGCCATGCATGCACCGATTGATTAGTAGTACTAGAGGTTTAGTGCGCTTTGCCGCGTAGGTCTTTACTTGTGAATTATCATTTTTTTCTCTAGTATGTTATTATGGTCTGTTGTTCCGTTTTAGTTTCATTATCTGCGTTGGCTTTGCCTTTAACCACGTTCTAGTGGATCTTCGTCCGTCCCTTGGGTGACGGTTCCGTAATTTACGCTGTGGCGAACAGGGAGGCGATCGGATCTGGTTTAGGGTTCCTCGTAGCCTTGGCCCCGATCAAGGTCCAAGCTCCCAACGTTGAGCACGGCTGTCCCGCAGGTCCTGCTGTGATCTGTGTTGCCCCAAACCCATCCACAAAGGCCTTTCGGGTGTTCTAGGGGCCCGATCATACACCATGGTTCTAACCCTAGACTAGGTCTGGATGttgggggaggaggaaggagatggaggaTGTAGAGGGGATGCTTAGGGGGCTGAAGCTGTCGGCGGCAGAGAAGAAGGGGCTGAATCTGGAGGAGGTGGTAATGGGGAAGAAGGTCGATTGGACTGAAGAGGATCCGCAGGCGGTGGGCAAACTGTTCTCGGAGCGACCAACACATGCATACGCAGTAGGGCATGCGTTAGGGAAGATTTGGTGCCCGATCAAAGGAGTGGGCTGCATAGATCTTGGTGATAATGCCTTCCTATTCACCTTTCGTCAGCCGGCGGGGAGGAGAAGGGCACTGGAGGATGGGCCATGGTGGTTTGATAAGGAACTGCTAGTTATGGAGGAATTTGATCCGGACAAAACTGTGGAGGAGTATGAGTTTAACCTAATACCAATATGGATTCGGGTGTTTGGCTTGCCTATTGGATCGATGAATAGAGGAACAGGAGAATTGATTGGCAAGGAGTTTCACGACCTCCTGGATGTTGATGTTGGATACGATGGGAAGGCGGTGGGAAAGTTCTTGCGGATTAAGGTGAAACTGGACATTAAGGTTCCACTGATGAGGGGTTTCCTGTTGGATAGAGAGAAGGGGAAGGAGCAGTGTACCATGCAGGAGGGAGGGGAGgacaagaacaaaaagaagaagaagttactCTGGTGTAGATTTGAATATGAGCATCTGCCGGATTTCTGTTATACCTGCGGAATGGTTGGACATGGTGAGGATGAATGCAACAAGAAGCCAGTTAAAGGAGAAGCGCCCCAGTTCGGGCCATGGATGAGGGTAGAAGAATTAAATAGGAAACCTGATGATGGTGGGAGAACTAGAGGTTCGGACAGCAGAGGGAGCGATGGAAGCATGAGTTGGAGCGGTGGAAGGGGGGAAGCGGGAAGAATGAGAGAGTGGACCAAAGTACAACTTGGGTAATGGAGGAGGTTCACATGGTAGTGACAGGCCATCTTGGCGCAAGGACGGGAAGGAGTCTGGGGCGGGGCGTGGCCGGAAAGAAGAAGGAGAACCTAAAGTGACAAGCCCAATAAAACTCTTGTCCGATGGGGCCAGAACGGATGATAAGGTGACCGCGAAGAAAATGTTGTTCTCGTCAAAGGATGGAAGCAATGAGGTGGAAGAAAGTAACTCAGGGCCAATGCTTGTGGATAGTACCGGAAAATCAATGAAGGAGAAACGGGAGAAGAAGGAAACAACGGGAAAAACCCGGTCCGTGTAAGTACAGAGGCAGACCATATCGGGGAAATAAGCAGCAAGAGGGGAaggagaaacaagggaggaagttTAAAAGGAAGCCGAGGGGGGAGTGCCCTAATAAGGATACTGAGAAGCTATAGACCAAAGGAAAGAGAGGAGGGGACGAGATGGAGATTGATGATCCTGACAAGACTAAGAAGGTGAAAATAACTGGAGGGGTGGAGACCACCGATCAGGGTGCCAAAAATGTAGAACTTGCCAACCAAGGCGTCAGAGGTAGTCGAGGCAGATGCAACTAACAAAAGCAATGAGAATCTATCGGTCGGGCTGCAGGAGCAGCCCCGCCTGAACCAATGAAAATAATAAGCTGGAATTGTCGGGGACTTGGGAATGGCCCGACAGTTCGGTCTCTCCTCGAAATGGGGAGGATGGAGGAGCCCGTCGTTCTATTTTTATGTGAAACTAGGCTGGAGGAGAAGGAGTTGGAGAGGTTTCGGTGGCTTCTTGGCCTTACTAACATGTTGGCTTGGAAGGCGGAGGGGAGGAGTAGAGGGGTTGTGTTGTTCTGGAAGAAGGGGATTAATGCTACTCTAAGATCGTTTGGAAGACGGCATGTAGACGTGGACATTACAGAGGAAGGGGGGCTAATTTGGCGGCTGACAGGGGTGTACGGGGAGTCCGAGTTGGCTAGGAAAAAAGAAACATGGAGAACCCTACGTCTACTGAAGCAGCAACACCAAGACGGACGACCATGGCTCTGCCTTTAACGAAATCCTAGCAAGCAACGAAAAATCAGGTGGGGCGGTTAGACCACAGAGATTTATGGACGGATTCCGTGAGGCGCTGGAGTTTTGTGAGTTACAAGATCTTGGATTCGAGGGAGATGTTTATACATGGAGGAATCACAGTAAGGAGTTACGATCATACATTTGTGAGCGGCTGGATCGTGCGGTGGCAAATGAAGAATGGTGCAATATCTTTCCACAATATGTCGTGGTTAATGGCGAGCCAAGACATTCAGACCACCGGCCAGTTGTAGTTCATACTGAGGGCTGGGAGAAGGGGTGGAAAAAAGGCGATAGAAGTTTTCGGTTTGAAGTCAGATGGTTGCAGAAGGAGGGATGCAGTGAGGTGGTAAAAGAGGCATGGGATGAAAGCTGGGTGGTAGGGGACGGTGGTGTCTCATCTACCCTGAGTGCAATAGCTGGGAGAGTGACAACATGGAGCAGAGTTGTGGGAGAACTAGAGACGAGATTAAAGAAGGCGAAGGGTGAACTAGAACGATGCATGAAAGAACCCGTCTCAGAAAGGAAAGTGAGGGAGGAGGCGAGATTAAGGGGAGATGTAaatgacctggaggagaagaagcATACACAGCTTAAACAACGAACACatgcttgtgttggaaatat
This DNA window, taken from Triticum aestivum cultivar Chinese Spring chromosome 1D, IWGSC CS RefSeq v2.1, whole genome shotgun sequence, encodes the following:
- the LOC123183031 gene encoding disease resistance protein RGA5-like, with protein sequence MDHATGAMGSLILKLGELLKEEYNLQRSVKEGVQYLERELKSMQAALCKVGDVPRDQLDEQVKLWANEVRDLSYGMEDIIDKFMVRVEGPEPDDKQHKLKQLMKKMGDLFTKGKTRHCIGKEIKRIKAGIQEVADQRDRYRVHEINDVVANPTGATTVDPRLLALYKDRKELVGIDDSLSELTKMLSIEDGDVSKQLKILSVFGFGGLGKTTLAKAVYDMLKAQFDCSAFVPVGRNPSMKKLFNDILFGIDKQKHQDSILSSWDERQLIDELQVLLENKRYLIVIDDIWDKKTWELVKTALLQPLSPYLSKDLFHRRLIGGEIEQPNHLPAEAYDKILHKCGGVLLAIITIASLLVNKRVELWSKVYTSIGFWHEENEDVENTRKILLHSYYDLPYHLKTCLLYLSIYPEDHFIEKGSLIWKWVGEGFIHEEPGVGLFEIGERYFNELVKKSMIMPVESPHDGIITGCHVHDIMFDMICLLSKEENFVTVLGSNEKYTTSHCNARRLAIHRGFQPLASTSTFQARSLNAMCNANLLPSLSCFEVLRVLVLESPSNRHNPDSYEHNGKLVHLRYLKLANIHISELPEEIGELKFLLVLDLSAKGINKLPESIGLLSQLKCLNICRTNIEVPSWIGNLTSLEELCLNGVEKHSNFVTELGKLTELRKLRVSDVLYLDSVGTMNAWAESVAKLNKIEVIDIQFIFSVRTSGHETPWEWKVLPPQLRVLRMAYLEPELVARINPSLLPNMSHLELFVYSPELEVFGSFQELVALELFIGPSALHHDTMGGIGAFPKLRVFKTQSTIGSFVEGDMPVLEYLEFHTVAQSNDDDISFDFDFGSLENLPLLQHVSVLVSTPEADREKAEETVRHATDMLPNHVNLRFTIAEAALHIMLRCVLISITSIDVHGQLASYLMYIFFQRPQKPDNQLAMYLAYRDLHLSKVCVFGGGGFLFVYWLRGQSWYRVSNVPGLGLTNASGEEKGAPAHFIQFFSSLDAPDLFACCSKMNFCESKFWVDGAAVLAKGKFSLYAHLVVSTLYFREYVIQFKFQALTPSFYSLCS
- the LOC123183035 gene encoding histone H2B.2-like, yielding MAPKADKKPAAESKVEKAAEKAPAGKKPKAEKRLPASKEAAGGEGKTRGRKKGSKAKKGVETYKIYIFKVLKQVHPDIGISSKAMSIMNSFINDIFEKLAGESAKLARYNKKPTITSREIQTSVRLVLPGELAKHAVSEGTKAVTKFTSS